In the Nitrospirota bacterium genome, one interval contains:
- a CDS encoding Fur family transcriptional regulator, which produces MHKRASEQLAAYLAGKGLKSTHQRDRILRIFVDAGRHVSAEELYARVRKAQPGIGYATVYRTLRLLAGAGMAEERRFEDGFTRYEYKASDGGHHDHLICTRCGEIVEFENGRIEALQEDVARKRGFQVQSHKLEIYGLCRSCQGRKQKQQPAG; this is translated from the coding sequence ATGCACAAACGGGCATCGGAACAATTAGCGGCGTACCTCGCGGGCAAGGGGCTGAAGTCCACCCATCAGCGCGACCGGATCCTCCGGATCTTCGTCGACGCGGGCAGGCACGTCAGCGCGGAAGAGCTGTATGCCCGGGTCAGGAAGGCTCAGCCGGGCATCGGGTACGCCACGGTCTACCGAACGCTGCGGCTGCTCGCCGGGGCCGGGATGGCAGAGGAGCGCAGGTTCGAGGACGGCTTCACCCGGTACGAGTACAAGGCATCGGACGGCGGCCATCACGACCATCTCATCTGCACACGGTGCGGGGAGATCGTTGAGTTCGAGAACGGACGGATCGAAGCGCTGCAGGAGGATGTTGCCCGGAAACGGGGTTTTCAGGTTCAGAGCCATAAACTTGAGATTTACGGCCTGTGCAGGAGTTGCCAGGGAAGAAAACAGAAACAGCAGCCTGCGGGATGA
- a CDS encoding FecR family protein, producing MMKRLTHRFLVFAAVFALSNALVATAAEQPGTRKEAIVTALDGTAQVFTKGRPGGRALRKGDRLGSEHEIRVGERSRIEIRFPDGTVMRLSEKTHLAMSELKYDSKTESKNVQVSLAVGKLWANVRKLMTPDSSVEVKTSNAVAGVRGTVYRVNVEEDQSALVKVYDGSVSVASPPKDGANRQQVPYTAPVPVPGPHEVPPPMHEVTLEEWHVIVKAMQQVSISSQGVASEPQEFDPKADADDWVKWNQERDRQMKF from the coding sequence ATGATGAAACGTCTCACGCATCGATTCCTTGTGTTCGCGGCGGTGTTTGCGCTGAGCAACGCGTTGGTTGCAACGGCTGCTGAACAGCCAGGAACCCGGAAGGAGGCAATCGTCACGGCCCTGGACGGGACCGCCCAGGTCTTTACGAAGGGCAGGCCGGGAGGCAGGGCGCTCAGGAAGGGCGATCGGCTCGGAAGTGAGCATGAGATCCGGGTAGGGGAGCGGTCGAGGATCGAGATCCGTTTCCCCGACGGGACGGTGATGAGGCTGTCGGAGAAGACACACCTGGCGATGAGCGAGCTGAAGTACGACAGCAAGACCGAAAGCAAGAACGTTCAGGTGAGTCTTGCCGTAGGAAAGCTCTGGGCGAACGTGAGAAAGCTGATGACGCCGGATTCATCGGTGGAGGTCAAAACCAGCAACGCCGTTGCGGGCGTACGCGGGACGGTGTATCGCGTGAACGTGGAGGAAGACCAGAGTGCACTGGTCAAGGTCTATGATGGTTCGGTCTCTGTTGCCAGCCCTCCGAAGGACGGCGCGAACAGGCAGCAGGTCCCCTATACCGCCCCGGTGCCGGTCCCCGGTCCGCACGAGGTGCCTCCGCCCATGCATGAGGTCACCCTGGAAGAATGGCATGTTATCGTGAAGGCCATGCAGCAGGTCTCCATTTCGTCCCAAGGTGTTGCATCAGAGCCGCAGGAGTTCGATCCCAAAGCTGATGCCGATGACTGGGTAAAATGGAACCAGGAGCGGGACCGGCAGATGAAGTTCTGA